CGTCCGGCTCACCGCCGTTGGCCCGGGCCACCCGGCGGTACAGGTCCAGCCAGTCGTCCAGCCCCTCGGAGGCCGGGTGCCAGGTCATGGCCGCGTAGTCCGAGTCGCGTACCGCGATGAATCCGCCCGGCCTGGTGACCCGCCTCATCTCGCGCAGCGCCCGCACCGGGTCCCCGACGTGCTGCAGCACCTGGTGGGCGTGGACCACGCAGAAGGTGTCGTCCTCGAAGTCCAGGGCGTGCACGTCCGCGACCGCGAAGTCGACGTTCGTCAGGTGGCGCTCGGCGCCCGTGGCGCGGGCCTGGTCCAGGATGCCGGGCGCGTGGTCGACCCCTGTGACATGCCCGTCCGGGACCAGGGCCGCCAGGTCGGCGGTGATCGTGCCGGGTCCGCAGCCGATGTCCAGGATCTTCATGTGGGGCTTCAGCGAACCGAGTAGGTAGGCAGCCGAGTTGGCGGCGGTGCGCCAGGTGTGCGAGCGCAGCACGGACTCGTGGTGACCGTGCGTGTAGACGGCGGTCTCCCGCGGCTTGTCCTGTGCCTTGTCCTGCGATTCCGGCATGACTGAGCTCCCCTTCTCGACCTGTCCGTCGGTACACGGAACGGTACGCCCGTATGTCGAATGGTGAGACCCGTGTATTGCTATATGGACTGACGGGCAATCAGTCACCGGAGCGTGCCCGGTGCGACGCCCGACAGACGCAGCCGCCCACGGGGTGCCGTTCGCGGCCTTCACGGCGGCGGTGAAGCGTGAGGTCGGCGTCGGGGTTCATGCCGTGGCGGGTATGTCGAGAGATATGCGTTTGCCCAGGCCCCGCCCTCGCACCGACAATGCGCCCCATGGGACATCTGGAAGCCGCGCACCTCGAGTACTACCTCCCCGACGGGAGGGCACTGCTCGGCGATGTGTCCTTCCGGGTGGGAGAAGGGGCCGTCGTGGCCCTCGTCGGGCCCAACGGCGCCGGCAAGACCACCCTGCTGCGGCTGATCTCCGGCGAGCTGAAACCGCACGGCGGGACGGTCACCGTGAGTGGCGGCCTCGGGGTGATGCGCCAGTTCGTGGGGTCCGTACGGGACGAGACGACCGTACGGGACCTGCTCGTGTCGGTCGCGCCGCCCCGGATCAGGGAGGCCGCGCAGGCGGTCGACCGGGCCGAGCACCTGATCATGACCGTCGACGACGAGGCCGCCCAGCTGAAGTACGCGCAGGCCCTGTCCGACTGGGCCGAGGTGCGCGGCTACGAGTCCGAGACGCTCTGGGACATGTGCACCATGGCCGCGCTCGGGGTGCCGTACGACAAGGCGCAGTTCCGGCAGGTGCGGACCCTGTCCGGCGGTGAGCAGAAGCGGCTGGTGCTGGAGGCGCTGCTGCGCGGCACGGACCAGGTGCTGCTGCTGGACGAGCCGGACAACTACCTCGACGTGCCCGGCAAGCGCTGGCTGGAGGAGCGGCTGAAGGAGACCCGCAAGACGGTTCTCTTCGTCTCCCACGACCGGGAGCTGCTCTCCCGGGCCGCCGAGAAGATCGTGTCGGTGGAGCCCTCGCCCGCCGGCGCGGACGCCTGGGTGCACGGCGGCGGTTTCGCCACGTATCACGAGGCGCGGCAGGCCCGGTTCGCCCGCTTCGAGGAACTGCGCAAACGCTGGGACGAGAAGCACGCGCAGTTGAAGAAGCTGGTGCTGACGCTCCGTCAGGCTGCTGAGAACAGCCCCGACATGGCCTCCCGCTACCGCGCCGCCCAGACCCGGCTGCGCAAGTTCGAGGAGGCCGGCCCGCCGCCCGAGCCGCCGCGCGAGCAGGACATCAAGATGCGGCTCAAGGGTGGTCGTACCGGCGTAAGGGCGGTCACCTGTGCGGGACTTGAACTGACCGGCCTGATGAAGCCCTTCGACCTGGAGGTCTTCTACGGCGAACGCGTCGCCGTCCTCGGCTCGAACGGTTCCGGCAAGTCGCACTTCCTGCGGCTGCTGGCGGGGGACTCCACCGTGGCGCACACCGGGCAGTGGAAGCTCGGGGCGCGGGTCGTGCCCGGGCACTTCGCGCAGACGCATGCCCATCCGGAGCTCTTCGGCCGCACCCTTCTCGACATCCTCTGGAAGGAGCACGCCCAGGACCGGGGCGCCGCGATGTCCCGGCTGCGCCGCTACGAGCTGACCGGCCAGGCCGAGCAGGGCTTCGACCGGCTCTCCGGCGGACAGCAGGCCCGCTTCCAGATCCTCCTCCTGGAGCTCCAGGGCGTCACCGCGCTCCTTTTGGACGAGCCCACGGACAACCTCGACCTGGAGTCCGCGGAGGCCCTCCAGGAGGGCCTGGAGGCCTTCGACGGCACGGTCCTCGCGGTCACCCACGACCGCTGGTTCGCGCGCTCCTTCGACCGGTACCTGGTCTTCGGTTCGGACGGGCGGGTGCGCGAGACGGCGGAGCCGGTGTGGGACGAGCGACGCGTGGAACGGGCCCGGTAACCGCAGGTCACCGGGCCCGCCCGAGGCGCCTCAGACCCAGCGCAGCAGGGCGCCCAGGCCGCCCACCGGGGCCTCCTCGCTCGCCGGTGTCACCGAGAGCGCCGGAGCTCCCGTCGCCACCGCCGACCTGATCAGCGCGTCGTCCGCCCGGGCCGACCAGGAGTTCTGTTCGCCGAGGATCTTCAGATCCGTGCGGCGGACCGCCACCTGGTCCGGGTCCTCCCCGACCCACACCTCACGGTGCGCATCCGGCCCGTCCGGGCGGATCAGGAGTGCGTCGATACGGTGCTCGCGTGCCGCCTCCACCAGCGCGGGCACACCCTCCACGGCTCCGGGCTGCCCGTCGTCGCCCGGTGTGCGGGCCGCGAGGAACCGTTCCAGCTCCCGCTCCGCGCGCTGCCGTACATGCTCGGCACGGGCCTGTTCCACGTCCTCGTCGAGCAGCCGGCTGCCGGCACCGTGCTCGGCCTCGACGACCCGGCCCTGCAGCCGCTTCGGCAACCGCTCGTGCACGGACCGCTTCTCCCGCTCGTCACCGACCAGGATCAGCAGGTCGGCGCCGGTCTCCTCCTGGCAGACGGCGAGCGCGTCGGCGATCTCGGCCGCGTTGTGCTCCCAGGTGTTCTCCACCCGCAGCTGGAAGTGCCGCTCCGACCAGTCGGAGCTGCTCGTCCGGTGGACGGGCCACTGCTTGCCGGTGACCGAACCGGCGCCCTGCCGGCCGAGCGGCCCGCGCAGCTCGAAGTCGGCGCCCTTGCGGTCGACGTACGCCACCACGCACACCGGGTCCTCGCCGGCCAGCTCCAGCAGCGGCGCGGTGTGCGGCAGCGGGGCCCAGCGGACCAGGCTGCCCTCGGGGGACCTGGTCAGCGCCGGGTCCAGGACGACCTCGCCGGCCCGCGCGAAGAGGGCCCGGCCATGTGGTTCGGACGAGTGCCGCAGTTCCTCGATCGCCTCCCGCACGGCCACGCAGGTCTCCTCGTCGGCCCCCTGCGTGGACAGCTCGCGGGCGACCGCGACCGCCGCGAGATGCCGTTCGTGGAGTGTGTCCTCCGTGGGGCGGGGGGCGTCGACGTACACAGAGGCCCAGGGGCCCGGATGTTCGTAGAGTGGATGCAGAAAGGCGAGATCCATGGGTTCCCTCCCGGATGCCGCTCGGGGGCAGTGCGGTAATGCTTGCCGGGCGGGTACCCGAAGCCCATGAACGAACACGACGAGCGGGACACCACCATGACCGGAGTCGACCCCAGCAGGTTGGACGACCAACAGCTCATGAAAGAGCTGGAGACGATCCACCGCACCCGGCACGAAACGCTGCTCCACGGCTCGAACGACGCGCTCAGTACGCACAACGAGCGCATGGCCCGGCTCGAGGGCGAGTACCTGCGCCGCAACCCGCGCCGGACGGTGGCCGCGGGCCGCACGCGTGAGGGCGCGCGGGAGCGCGGGGCGGGGGAGTCGGCCACACCGGCGCTGGACTGACCAGGGGCCCGGTGCGGACAGCCGAAGGTGACCTGCCGATCACGTGATCAGCAGGCCACCGGTGACGTGCCCGGAGGCTCAGTGGCGCGTCGGCAGCCGGTCCCAGTGCCGGTGTGCCGCGATCGCGGCCACGAACGCGTTCAGGAACTCCTCGCCCGCCGGACCCGGGGACGTCTCCGTCACCACGCCCTGGTCGGTCTCCACGCGGTGGAACTCGGTGGACAGCCGTAGTCCCTCCGGCTCCAGCGACGACAGGATCCCGACGCCCGAGCCGAGCGCGCCGATCGGCTTGCCGTGCCGGTAGGCGTCCCGCACGAAACGCATGACGTCCTGGTCGGATGCCGTCGGCGGGGTGCCCACGGGACCACCGGGCAGCAGAACGGCGTCGTACAGCACGGACGCGACGGTCGCCAGCGCGCGGTCGACGGTGTACAGCTCGCCGTCGGCGCCCCGCACCTCGCCGTCCGTCGGAGCCAGCGCCTCCACCACGGCGCCCTCGGCGGCCAGCCGCTCCCGCACCGAGGTCACCTGCTCGGCGTCGATCCCGTCGGTGACGAGGACCGCGATCTGCCGGGTGCGGATGGAGCCGTCGCCGCGCAGCGACTCCAGGCTGAGAGCGGGGGAGGAGAGTTTGTACGCCGTCTCGCCCGCGGTCGGTTCCGGTACCCCGATACCGCGCGCCACCTGCGTCGCCAGCTCGCCGTCCACCTTTGCGAGGTGCTCGACCGTCCGGGCCCGCACGGTCCGGGCACCCACCTTGCCCAGCTCGAACCGGAACGCCTCGACGATGTGCTGCTTCTCCCAGTTGGCCATGCTGTTCCAGAACAGCGCGGGCTGGCTGTAGTGGTCCTGGAAACTCGGGCTGCGCCGCCGGATCTTGTGTCCGTCCACGCGTTCCGCGTAGTGGGTGAACGCGTGCCCGTCGACACCGGCGTGGGCCGGGCAGCCGCCGCCGAGCGAGTTCGGGAAGTAGTTCGTGCCCCGGTGGATCGCGCTCTGGTGGTAGCCGTCGCGCTGGTTGGTGCGCACCGGCGCCACCGGCCGGTTCACCGGCAGCTGCGAGAAGTTCGGCCCGCCCAGCCGGACCAACTGGGTGTCCAGATAGGAGAAGTTACGCGCCTGGAGCAACGGGTCGTTGGTGAAGTCGATACCGGGCACGACATTGGCGGTGTGGAAGGCGACCTGCTCGGTCTCGGCGAAGAAGTTCTCCGGGTTGCGGTCGAGCACCATCCGGCCGATCGGCCGGACGGGCACCTGCTCCTCCGGGATGAGCTTCGTGGCGTCGAGCAGATCGAAGTCGAACGCGAACTCGTCCTCCTCCGGCACCAGTTGCACGCCGAGCTCCCACTCCGGGTACTCGCCGGCCTCGATGGCGTCCCACAGGTCGCGCCGGTTGAAGTCCGGGTCACGGCCCTGGCACTCCTGCGCCTCGTCCCACACCAGCGAGTGCGCGCCCAGCCTCGGCTTCCAGTGGAACTTCACGAAGGTGCCCTTGCCCTCCGCGTTCACGAACCGGAAGGTGTGCACACCGAAGCCCTGCATCATGCGGTAGCTGCGCGGGATCGCCCGGTCCGACATCAGCCACATGATCGCGTGCAGGGTCTCCGGCTGGAGCGACACGAAGTCCCACAGGGTGTCGTGTGCCGAGGCGCCGGTGGGGATGTCGTTGTGCGGCTCCGGCTTCACCGCGTGCACGAAGTCCGGGAACTTGATGCCGTCCTGGATGAAGAAGACCGGGAAGTTGTTCCCGACGAGGTCGTAATTGCCTTCCGACGTATAGAACTTGGTGGCGAAGCCCCGCACGTCCCGCACGGTGTCCGCGGAGCCCCTGGGTCCCTGCACGGTCGAGAACCGCACGAAGACGGGGGTGCGGACCGCCGGGTCCTGGAGGAAGGCGGCACGGGTGAACTCCGCGCAGGACTCGTACGGTTCGAAGTAGCCGTACGCGCCCGCGCCCCGCGCGTGCACCACCCGCTCCGGGATCCGCTCGTGGTCGAAGTGGGTGAGCTTCTCCCGGAAGTGGAAGTCCTCCATGAGGGTCGGACCGCGCTCACCGGCGGGCGAGCGAGTCGTCGGTGTGGTCGACCTCGACGCCCTGGTCGGTGGTGAGCGGCCCGGCGGTCGGGTCGTCGGCGTGAAAACCTTCGCGCTGACGCTGCTTGCGGTCGGCGGCGTCCACTAGGCGGCCTCCTTCGCGAACACGTCCAGGAACGTCTCGCAGAACGCCTTGAGGTCGTCCGGCTTGCGGCTGGTGACCAGCTTGTTGTTCCCGTGGTCGCAGACCTTCACCTGCTCGTCCACCCAGGTGCCGCCCGCGTTGCGGATGTCCGTCTCGAGACTCGGCCAGGAGGTGAGCACCCGGCCCCGTACGACGTCCGCCTCGACGAGCGTCCACGGCGCGTGGCAGATCGCGGCCACCGGGCGCCCCTGGGTGAAGAAGTCCCGTACGAACGCCACGGCCTTCTCGTCCGTCCGCAGGAAGTCCGGGTTGGCCACGCCGCCGGGCAGCACCAGCCCGCCGAAGGAGTCCGCGGACGTCTCGCCCACGACCTCCTGCACGGGGAAGGTGTCCGCCTTGTCGAGATGGTTGAACGCCTGGATCTTGCCGGGCTCGGTCGACACGAGCACGGTTTCGTGCCCCGCGTTCACCGCCGCCTGCCACGGATCGGTGAGCTCGATCTGCTCGACGCCCTCGGGTGCGGTCAGAAACGCGATACGCATGATGGTTCAACGTCCTTTCCTGGAAAGCTTTTTCCTTGCGCGGGAAGCGCGAGCGCAGCGCAGCAGCTCCTCGCCGTACGGCAGCAGCACACAGGCGCCGATCGCGGCGCCGATACCGGCGAGATAGCCCGGTGACAGCGGCCGCCTGCGCGGCACGAGCCGCCACGCGTCCGGATCCGCGCGCCCGCCGCGCAGCAGCGACTTCACCTGGTCGGAGTGCAGGCACATCAGCGACGCGAGCGCGGCGAACGGCAGCGACTCCAGGAAGCTGTGGATGTGCTGCTCGACCGGCTTGACCTCGCGGTCGCTGTCGACGGCCGTCTTCACGTCCCACAGGGCGGTCGCCTCGTGCACGGCCGCGCCGCCCAGCTGCACGCTCAGCAGCAGCGGATTGACCTCGTAGCGCAGCGTGAGCGCGATGGGGATGCCCACTTCGGCCATCATCAAGGAGTGGATCAGGGACTC
This portion of the Streptomyces canus genome encodes:
- a CDS encoding methyltransferase domain-containing protein — encoded protein: MPESQDKAQDKPRETAVYTHGHHESVLRSHTWRTAANSAAYLLGSLKPHMKILDIGCGPGTITADLAALVPDGHVTGVDHAPGILDQARATGAERHLTNVDFAVADVHALDFEDDTFCVVHAHQVLQHVGDPVRALREMRRVTRPGGFIAVRDSDYAAMTWHPASEGLDDWLDLYRRVARANGGEPDAGRRLKSWALRAGLTDITASSGTWTYSTAEEREWWSGLWADRTVASAYAQRATEGGHATAERLRAVSDAWRDWGKKDDGWFCVLHGEILCRKEV
- a CDS encoding type 1 glutamine amidotransferase domain-containing protein, with translation MRIAFLTAPEGVEQIELTDPWQAAVNAGHETVLVSTEPGKIQAFNHLDKADTFPVQEVVGETSADSFGGLVLPGGVANPDFLRTDEKAVAFVRDFFTQGRPVAAICHAPWTLVEADVVRGRVLTSWPSLETDIRNAGGTWVDEQVKVCDHGNNKLVTSRKPDDLKAFCETFLDVFAKEAA
- a CDS encoding DUF6158 family protein → MNEHDERDTTMTGVDPSRLDDQQLMKELETIHRTRHETLLHGSNDALSTHNERMARLEGEYLRRNPRRTVAAGRTREGARERGAGESATPALD
- a CDS encoding diguanylate cyclase; this translates as MNLGQAAEISATGATVDVGDVTTRYLLYGLLPGWFVPGLADWVMHRRTRIEDTAGTKESLIHSLMMAEVGIPIALTLRYEVNPLLLSVQLGGAAVHEATALWDVKTAVDSDREVKPVEQHIHSFLESLPFAALASLMCLHSDQVKSLLRGGRADPDAWRLVPRRRPLSPGYLAGIGAAIGACVLLPYGEELLRCARASRARKKLSRKGR
- a CDS encoding baeRF2 domain-containing protein; the encoded protein is MDLAFLHPLYEHPGPWASVYVDAPRPTEDTLHERHLAAVAVARELSTQGADEETCVAVREAIEELRHSSEPHGRALFARAGEVVLDPALTRSPEGSLVRWAPLPHTAPLLELAGEDPVCVVAYVDRKGADFELRGPLGRQGAGSVTGKQWPVHRTSSSDWSERHFQLRVENTWEHNAAEIADALAVCQEETGADLLILVGDEREKRSVHERLPKRLQGRVVEAEHGAGSRLLDEDVEQARAEHVRQRAERELERFLAARTPGDDGQPGAVEGVPALVEAAREHRIDALLIRPDGPDAHREVWVGEDPDQVAVRRTDLKILGEQNSWSARADDALIRSAVATGAPALSVTPASEEAPVGGLGALLRWV
- a CDS encoding ABC-F family ATP-binding cassette domain-containing protein, whose protein sequence is MGHLEAAHLEYYLPDGRALLGDVSFRVGEGAVVALVGPNGAGKTTLLRLISGELKPHGGTVTVSGGLGVMRQFVGSVRDETTVRDLLVSVAPPRIREAAQAVDRAEHLIMTVDDEAAQLKYAQALSDWAEVRGYESETLWDMCTMAALGVPYDKAQFRQVRTLSGGEQKRLVLEALLRGTDQVLLLDEPDNYLDVPGKRWLEERLKETRKTVLFVSHDRELLSRAAEKIVSVEPSPAGADAWVHGGGFATYHEARQARFARFEELRKRWDEKHAQLKKLVLTLRQAAENSPDMASRYRAAQTRLRKFEEAGPPPEPPREQDIKMRLKGGRTGVRAVTCAGLELTGLMKPFDLEVFYGERVAVLGSNGSGKSHFLRLLAGDSTVAHTGQWKLGARVVPGHFAQTHAHPELFGRTLLDILWKEHAQDRGAAMSRLRRYELTGQAEQGFDRLSGGQQARFQILLLELQGVTALLLDEPTDNLDLESAEALQEGLEAFDGTVLAVTHDRWFARSFDRYLVFGSDGRVRETAEPVWDERRVERAR